The proteins below are encoded in one region of Sminthopsis crassicaudata isolate SCR6 chromosome 1, ASM4859323v1, whole genome shotgun sequence:
- the PISD gene encoding phosphatidylserine decarboxylase proenzyme, mitochondrial isoform X4, producing the protein MMCQSSTLQGAELHKGKWLQFPQLALRRRLGQLSCMSRPALKLRSWPLTILYYLLPFGALKPLSRVGWRPVSRVALYKSVPTRLLSRAWGRLNQVELPTWLRKPVYSLYIWTFGVNMKEAAVEDLDHYRNLSEFFSRKLKPQARPVCGLHSVISPSDGKILNFGQVQNCEVEQVKGVTYSLESFLGPRAPADDLPFSRNRNGNGGGNGGGNGGGGDNGSGNLGGVNGNGGQAGAATARGSFQNQLVTKEGNELYHCVIYLAPGDYHCFHSPTDWRVAHRRHFPGSLMSVNPGVARWIKELFCHNERVVLTGDWKHGFFSLTAVGATNVGSIRIYFDRDLHTNSPRYSKGSYNDFSFVTHSNKEGIPMRKGEHLGEFNLGSTIVLIFEAPKDFNFHLKPGQKIRFGEALGSL; encoded by the exons ATGATGTGTCAGTCCAGCACCTTGCAGGGAGCAGAGCTGCACAAGGGGAAATG GTTGCAGTTCCCCCAGCTGGCCCTGAGGCGAAGGTTGGGCCAGCTCAGCTGCATGTCTAGGCCGGCTCTGAAACTCCGCTCCTGGCCTCTCACAATCCTCTATTACCTGCTGCCTTTCGGTGCCCTTAAGCCTCTGAGCAGGGTAGGATGGAGGCCCGTGAGCAGG GTGGCCCTGTATAAGTCTGTGCCCACACGGCTGCTGTCGCGAGCCTGGGGGCGGCTGAACCAGGTGGAGCTGCCCACCTGGCTGCGGAAGCCTGTGTACAGCCTGTACATCTGGACCTTCGGGGTGAACATGAAGGAGGCCGCCGTGGAGGACCTCGACCACTACAGGAACCTGAGCGAGTTCTTTAGCCGCAAGCTGAAGCCGCAGGCCCGGCCCGTGTGCGGCCTGCACAGCGTG ATCAGCCCATCTGACGGCAAGATCCTCAACTTCGGCCAAGTTCAGAACTGCGAGGTGGAGCAGGTGAAGGGGGTCACCTACTCCCTGGAGTCCTTCTTGGGCCCACGTGCCCCCGCGGACGACCTGCCCTTCAGCAGGAACAGGAACGGCAATGGTGGTGGCAACGGTGGTGGGAATGGCGGCGGCGGCGACAATGGCAGCGGAAACCTTGGCGGCGTCAATGGCAATGGGGGCCAGG CTGGTGCAGCCACAGCGCGCGGCTCCTTCCAGAACCAGCTGGTCACCAAGGAGGGCAATGAGCTCTACCACTGTGTCATTTACCTGGCCCCCGGCGACTACCACTGCTTCCACTCGCCCACCGACTGGAGAGTGGCCCACCGGCGTCATTTCCCAG GCTCCCTGATGTCGGTGAATCCCGGCGTTGCACGCTGGATCAAGGAGCTCTTCTGCCACAACGAGAGGGTGGTCCTGACGGGGGACTGGAAGCATGGCTTCTTCTCCCTCACCGCCGTGGGGGCCACCAATGTGGGCTCCATCCGCATCTACTTCGACAGG GACCTCCACACCAACAGCCCCAGGTACAGCAAGGGCTCCTACAACGACTTCAGCTTCGTCACGCACAGCAACAAGGAGGGCATCCCCATGAGGAAGGGGGAGCACCTGGGGGAGTTCAACCTGGGCTCCACCATCGTCCTCATCTTTGAGGCCCCCAAGGACTTCAACTTCCACCTGAAGCCGGGCCAGAAGATCCGCTTTGGGGAGGCCCTGGGCTCCCTCTAG
- the PISD gene encoding phosphatidylserine decarboxylase proenzyme, mitochondrial isoform X1 has product MVRCARALSNPPPSCYNLHKVKIHVRRPRAGNGSSGAGEQRLPRPEGPGPLALAGGAPNRRARFRLQFPQLALRRRLGQLSCMSRPALKLRSWPLTILYYLLPFGALKPLSRVGWRPVSRVALYKSVPTRLLSRAWGRLNQVELPTWLRKPVYSLYIWTFGVNMKEAAVEDLDHYRNLSEFFSRKLKPQARPVCGLHSVISPSDGKILNFGQVQNCEVEQVKGVTYSLESFLGPRAPADDLPFSRNRNGNGGGNGGGNGGGGDNGSGNLGGVNGNGGQAGAATARGSFQNQLVTKEGNELYHCVIYLAPGDYHCFHSPTDWRVAHRRHFPGSLMSVNPGVARWIKELFCHNERVVLTGDWKHGFFSLTAVGATNVGSIRIYFDRDLHTNSPRYSKGSYNDFSFVTHSNKEGIPMRKGEHLGEFNLGSTIVLIFEAPKDFNFHLKPGQKIRFGEALGSL; this is encoded by the exons ATGGTGAGATGCGCGCGAGCTTTATCTAACCCTCCTCCCTCTTGCTACAACCTGCACAAAGTTAAAATTCATGTCCGGAGGCCGCGTGCGGGGAACGGCAGCAGCGGGGCCGGGGAGCAGCGGCTCCCGCGGCCGGAGGGGCCCGGCCCGCTGGCCCTGGCCGGGGGCGCACCCAATAGGAGAGCCCGGTTCAG GTTGCAGTTCCCCCAGCTGGCCCTGAGGCGAAGGTTGGGCCAGCTCAGCTGCATGTCTAGGCCGGCTCTGAAACTCCGCTCCTGGCCTCTCACAATCCTCTATTACCTGCTGCCTTTCGGTGCCCTTAAGCCTCTGAGCAGGGTAGGATGGAGGCCCGTGAGCAGG GTGGCCCTGTATAAGTCTGTGCCCACACGGCTGCTGTCGCGAGCCTGGGGGCGGCTGAACCAGGTGGAGCTGCCCACCTGGCTGCGGAAGCCTGTGTACAGCCTGTACATCTGGACCTTCGGGGTGAACATGAAGGAGGCCGCCGTGGAGGACCTCGACCACTACAGGAACCTGAGCGAGTTCTTTAGCCGCAAGCTGAAGCCGCAGGCCCGGCCCGTGTGCGGCCTGCACAGCGTG ATCAGCCCATCTGACGGCAAGATCCTCAACTTCGGCCAAGTTCAGAACTGCGAGGTGGAGCAGGTGAAGGGGGTCACCTACTCCCTGGAGTCCTTCTTGGGCCCACGTGCCCCCGCGGACGACCTGCCCTTCAGCAGGAACAGGAACGGCAATGGTGGTGGCAACGGTGGTGGGAATGGCGGCGGCGGCGACAATGGCAGCGGAAACCTTGGCGGCGTCAATGGCAATGGGGGCCAGG CTGGTGCAGCCACAGCGCGCGGCTCCTTCCAGAACCAGCTGGTCACCAAGGAGGGCAATGAGCTCTACCACTGTGTCATTTACCTGGCCCCCGGCGACTACCACTGCTTCCACTCGCCCACCGACTGGAGAGTGGCCCACCGGCGTCATTTCCCAG GCTCCCTGATGTCGGTGAATCCCGGCGTTGCACGCTGGATCAAGGAGCTCTTCTGCCACAACGAGAGGGTGGTCCTGACGGGGGACTGGAAGCATGGCTTCTTCTCCCTCACCGCCGTGGGGGCCACCAATGTGGGCTCCATCCGCATCTACTTCGACAGG GACCTCCACACCAACAGCCCCAGGTACAGCAAGGGCTCCTACAACGACTTCAGCTTCGTCACGCACAGCAACAAGGAGGGCATCCCCATGAGGAAGGGGGAGCACCTGGGGGAGTTCAACCTGGGCTCCACCATCGTCCTCATCTTTGAGGCCCCCAAGGACTTCAACTTCCACCTGAAGCCGGGCCAGAAGATCCGCTTTGGGGAGGCCCTGGGCTCCCTCTAG
- the PISD gene encoding phosphatidylserine decarboxylase proenzyme, mitochondrial isoform X5: MSRPALKLRSWPLTILYYLLPFGALKPLSRVGWRPVSRVALYKSVPTRLLSRAWGRLNQVELPTWLRKPVYSLYIWTFGVNMKEAAVEDLDHYRNLSEFFSRKLKPQARPVCGLHSVISPSDGKILNFGQVQNCEVEQVKGVTYSLESFLGPRAPADDLPFSRNRNGNGGGNGGGNGGGGDNGSGNLGGVNGNGGQAGAATARGSFQNQLVTKEGNELYHCVIYLAPGDYHCFHSPTDWRVAHRRHFPGSLMSVNPGVARWIKELFCHNERVVLTGDWKHGFFSLTAVGATNVGSIRIYFDRDLHTNSPRYSKGSYNDFSFVTHSNKEGIPMRKGEHLGEFNLGSTIVLIFEAPKDFNFHLKPGQKIRFGEALGSL; this comes from the exons ATGTCTAGGCCGGCTCTGAAACTCCGCTCCTGGCCTCTCACAATCCTCTATTACCTGCTGCCTTTCGGTGCCCTTAAGCCTCTGAGCAGGGTAGGATGGAGGCCCGTGAGCAGG GTGGCCCTGTATAAGTCTGTGCCCACACGGCTGCTGTCGCGAGCCTGGGGGCGGCTGAACCAGGTGGAGCTGCCCACCTGGCTGCGGAAGCCTGTGTACAGCCTGTACATCTGGACCTTCGGGGTGAACATGAAGGAGGCCGCCGTGGAGGACCTCGACCACTACAGGAACCTGAGCGAGTTCTTTAGCCGCAAGCTGAAGCCGCAGGCCCGGCCCGTGTGCGGCCTGCACAGCGTG ATCAGCCCATCTGACGGCAAGATCCTCAACTTCGGCCAAGTTCAGAACTGCGAGGTGGAGCAGGTGAAGGGGGTCACCTACTCCCTGGAGTCCTTCTTGGGCCCACGTGCCCCCGCGGACGACCTGCCCTTCAGCAGGAACAGGAACGGCAATGGTGGTGGCAACGGTGGTGGGAATGGCGGCGGCGGCGACAATGGCAGCGGAAACCTTGGCGGCGTCAATGGCAATGGGGGCCAGG CTGGTGCAGCCACAGCGCGCGGCTCCTTCCAGAACCAGCTGGTCACCAAGGAGGGCAATGAGCTCTACCACTGTGTCATTTACCTGGCCCCCGGCGACTACCACTGCTTCCACTCGCCCACCGACTGGAGAGTGGCCCACCGGCGTCATTTCCCAG GCTCCCTGATGTCGGTGAATCCCGGCGTTGCACGCTGGATCAAGGAGCTCTTCTGCCACAACGAGAGGGTGGTCCTGACGGGGGACTGGAAGCATGGCTTCTTCTCCCTCACCGCCGTGGGGGCCACCAATGTGGGCTCCATCCGCATCTACTTCGACAGG GACCTCCACACCAACAGCCCCAGGTACAGCAAGGGCTCCTACAACGACTTCAGCTTCGTCACGCACAGCAACAAGGAGGGCATCCCCATGAGGAAGGGGGAGCACCTGGGGGAGTTCAACCTGGGCTCCACCATCGTCCTCATCTTTGAGGCCCCCAAGGACTTCAACTTCCACCTGAAGCCGGGCCAGAAGATCCGCTTTGGGGAGGCCCTGGGCTCCCTCTAG